In the Onychostoma macrolepis isolate SWU-2019 chromosome 09, ASM1243209v1, whole genome shotgun sequence genome, one interval contains:
- the cd247l gene encoding CD247 antigen like isoform X1 — MEMSRTITLLFLASHVSSTEAMSASDPSYCYILDVFLLLYSIIFTALYFREKFTREGPVPPDPVSPERNPNEPVYTDLDLPQTSSDYQQLDRPIRRREPETHYQELKPHTSDEYQEIRTKGTKPRKGKSKSNEGRTGRNRDAAEAVEMETFPTDTLHN; from the exons ATGGAAATGAGCAGGACAATCACTCTTTTGTTCTTGGCCTCACATGTGTCCTCCACAG AGGCCATGTCTGCGAGTGACCCATCGTATTGCtatattttagatgtttttctGCTGCTGTATTCTATCATTTTTACTGCTCTCTACTTCAGAGAGAAG TTTACAAGGGAAGGGCCTGTTCCTCCGGATCCTGTGTCCCCAGAACGTAACCCAAATGAGCCTGTCTATACA GACTTGGATCTGCCTCAGACGAGTTCCGATTATCAGCAACTGGATAGACCG aTAAGAAGACGAGAGCCAGAGACACATTATCAG gAATTGAAACCACATACAAGTGATGAATACCAGGAAATAAGAACTAAAGGAACCAAA CCTCGCAAAGGCAAGAGCAAATCTAATGAG GGCCGAACAGGGAGAAACAGGGATGCAGCCGAGGCTGTGGAGATGGAAACTTTTCCCACTGATACATTACACAATTAA
- the lamp1b gene encoding lysosome-associated membrane glycoprotein 1b has translation MIPIIRKQNMPSGAIFSLLLALTIHQTLTADVPPTVVAVETSSPPASPVTPGPPEQGSYNVTNATDAVCLLARMGLQLNISFISSSHGKTVQEVLNLHPNLVKSSGSCDLDSATLVLSEDNINLTFSFSLNTTSNKYHLGGLELSAALPDMAKGLVFRNTTLNYMVGTLGHSYMCQKEKILSITQDFSLNTFQLQVQPFVVNGDFGAAEECDLDEDDMLIPIIVGAALAVLVLIVILAYLIGRNRSHAGYQTI, from the exons ATGATTCCCATCATCCGCAAACAAAACATGCCCTCCGGGGCAATTTTTAGCCTGCTGTTAG CTCTCACTATACATCAGACTTTGACTGCTGATGTTCCGCCCACTGTGGTCGCTGTTGAAACCAGCTCTCCTCCGGCTTCTCCTGTAACCCCTGGACCCCCTGAGCAAGGCAGCTACAATGTCACCAATGCCACTGATGCTGTCTGTCTCTTGGCACGGATGGGACTGCAGCTCAACATTAGCTTTATTTCGAGCTCTCATGGCAAG ACTGTCCAGGAGGTCTTGAACCTGCATCCAAACCTTGTTAAATCCTCTGGATCCTGCGATCTGGACAGTGCAACTCTCGTACTCTCTGAGGACAACATTAATTTGACTTTCAGCTTTTCTTTG AATACCACATCAAACAAGTATCATCTTGGTGGGTTGGAGTTGTCAGCTGCATTGCCTGATATGGCTA aGGGCCTTGTTTTCAGGAACACCACTCTGAACTACATGGTGGGAACCCTGGGCCACTCTTACATGTGTCAGAAGGAGAAGATCTTGAGCATTACACAGGATTTCTCTCTCAACACCTTCCAGCTTCAAGTGCAGCCTTTTGTTGTCAATGGAGATTTTGGAGCag CTGAGGAGTGTGATTTAGATGAAGACGACATGTTGATTCCCATTATTGTGGGTGCTGCGTTGGCTGTGCTAGTACTCATCGTGATCCTGGCCTACCTTATTGGCAGGAACAGAAGTCATGCAGGCTACCAGACCATCTAA
- the cd247l gene encoding CD247 antigen like isoform X2, which translates to MSASDPSYCYILDVFLLLYSIIFTALYFREKFTREGPVPPDPVSPERNPNEPVYTDLDLPQTSSDYQQLDRPIRRREPETHYQELKPHTSDEYQEIRTKGTKPRKGKSKSNEGRTGRNRDAAEAVEMETFPTDTLHN; encoded by the exons ATGTCTGCGAGTGACCCATCGTATTGCtatattttagatgtttttctGCTGCTGTATTCTATCATTTTTACTGCTCTCTACTTCAGAGAGAAG TTTACAAGGGAAGGGCCTGTTCCTCCGGATCCTGTGTCCCCAGAACGTAACCCAAATGAGCCTGTCTATACA GACTTGGATCTGCCTCAGACGAGTTCCGATTATCAGCAACTGGATAGACCG aTAAGAAGACGAGAGCCAGAGACACATTATCAG gAATTGAAACCACATACAAGTGATGAATACCAGGAAATAAGAACTAAAGGAACCAAA CCTCGCAAAGGCAAGAGCAAATCTAATGAG GGCCGAACAGGGAGAAACAGGGATGCAGCCGAGGCTGTGGAGATGGAAACTTTTCCCACTGATACATTACACAATTAA